The proteins below are encoded in one region of Parvicella tangerina:
- a CDS encoding AtpZ/AtpI family protein, translating into MSDERGFKDYVKYSTFAIQMGVTVFLGAYLGKYLDGQFPADKKWFTMILTILSVALALFNLLRQLKKDEEKRKSNEN; encoded by the coding sequence ATGAGTGACGAAAGAGGCTTTAAAGATTATGTTAAGTATAGTACCTTCGCTATTCAGATGGGGGTGACCGTCTTTCTGGGGGCGTACCTGGGAAAGTACCTAGATGGTCAATTTCCTGCGGACAAAAAATGGTTCACAATGATTTTGACCATTTTGTCGGTGGCACTTGCCTTGTTCAACTTACTGAGACAATTAAAGAAGGACGAGGAAAAAAGAAAGTCTAATGAAAATTGA
- a CDS encoding transglycosylase domain-containing protein, giving the protein MNTPEETIKDHQPNQAEEKAKQPKRKLKKWVQWTIVVLVWIACFSPYLGIRGALIWAESDGDLPGFDELENPKSNLASVVYSEDGKELGKYFIENRTNAYYNELSPYLINALIATEDERFHQHSGVDMRATGRVIKGVVTGDNKGGGSTITQQLAKMLFPRKQMTKIELVKRKFKEWIIATRLEKNYTKEEIIAMYFNKFDFLNNAVGINSAAMVYFGKKPIDLELHEAAMLVGMAKNPSLFNPLRDPDTTLHRREVVLAQMEKNNFITKAQYDSIRIMPLGLNYTKVDHQAGLAPYFRESLREEVSNLLDEKNPDGSYKIAKSDGSPYSIYSDGLKIYTTIDSKMQEYAEWAVQEHLKHELQEDFFNNNQKWKNPPFSNDLNQGQIDTIMLTAMHQSQMYKKFTGQVCAYCERPSKWITKVQLDPNDADNVIKDLSEGEHPTHFHCEYCHHNEPIRTQDKINEIFNTPKPMKIFDWQSENYEKDTIMTPMDSIRYHKEILRAAMVSMNPHNGHIKAWVGGPNFHYFQYDMVMKGRRQVGSTFKPFIYATALEDGAITPCTMVPDIQHCVEVPYNKYRNKMWCPGNAGANYSGEMTPIPFALAASMNNITAYVIGLQSSDNASAEGALPYRVWKRVGALGIDTSQFEPVPAMALGVFDLNVYEMVGGMCAFVNEGIYIEPTFINRIEDANGNVIYEPHQRIQEVWSKETAYTMLSMMKNVTSGIYHPTAKRSNGKPLLGGTAIRIRGKQTESRPYAGLKMPIAGKTGTTQNQSDGWFMGLTPDLVTGVWVGAEDRSVRFRSLQLGMGTNMALPIWAYYMHKVYEDSTLVISQEDFPKPASIIKDPLDCSVVNMSNSGDIEFDENGGDGLNIWGQEDEDDIWDTP; this is encoded by the coding sequence ATGAATACACCTGAGGAGACCATAAAAGATCACCAACCTAACCAAGCGGAAGAGAAAGCAAAACAACCCAAGAGAAAGTTAAAAAAATGGGTACAGTGGACTATTGTAGTGCTCGTTTGGATTGCTTGCTTCTCACCTTATTTAGGAATACGAGGAGCATTGATCTGGGCAGAAAGTGACGGTGATTTACCTGGTTTTGATGAGCTTGAAAATCCGAAAAGTAACCTAGCTTCTGTGGTTTATTCAGAAGACGGCAAAGAACTCGGAAAGTACTTTATAGAAAACCGAACTAATGCCTACTACAATGAATTGTCACCTTACCTCATTAATGCTTTGATTGCAACAGAAGACGAACGTTTTCATCAGCATTCAGGGGTAGATATGCGAGCAACAGGAAGAGTAATAAAAGGCGTTGTAACTGGTGACAATAAAGGTGGGGGAAGTACGATTACCCAGCAACTAGCGAAAATGCTTTTCCCTCGTAAGCAAATGACAAAAATTGAGCTTGTGAAAAGAAAGTTCAAGGAATGGATCATCGCTACTCGATTAGAGAAGAACTATACGAAAGAGGAAATCATTGCCATGTATTTCAACAAGTTTGATTTCTTAAATAATGCCGTGGGAATCAACTCGGCTGCGATGGTCTATTTTGGTAAGAAGCCGATTGATCTTGAACTCCATGAAGCAGCTATGTTGGTAGGGATGGCAAAAAACCCTTCACTTTTCAACCCCTTAAGAGACCCTGACACCACATTGCATCGTAGAGAGGTGGTGCTGGCTCAAATGGAAAAGAACAATTTTATCACTAAAGCGCAATACGACTCTATTCGTATCATGCCACTTGGCTTGAACTATACAAAAGTTGATCACCAAGCAGGTCTTGCTCCCTACTTCAGGGAGTCTTTAAGAGAAGAAGTTTCCAATCTATTGGACGAAAAAAATCCTGACGGATCTTATAAAATTGCGAAAAGTGATGGCTCACCATACAGCATTTATTCAGATGGTTTGAAGATCTACACTACCATCGATTCGAAAATGCAGGAGTATGCTGAATGGGCGGTACAAGAACACCTTAAACATGAGTTGCAAGAGGATTTCTTCAACAATAACCAGAAATGGAAAAACCCTCCCTTCTCCAACGACCTCAATCAAGGACAGATCGATACGATCATGCTTACGGCAATGCATCAATCTCAGATGTACAAAAAATTTACTGGCCAAGTTTGTGCGTATTGTGAACGACCTAGCAAATGGATTACTAAAGTACAGCTAGACCCTAATGACGCTGACAATGTAATCAAAGATCTTTCGGAGGGTGAACATCCCACCCATTTCCATTGTGAATATTGTCACCATAATGAACCTATCCGTACTCAAGATAAAATAAACGAGATCTTTAACACGCCAAAACCCATGAAGATCTTTGATTGGCAATCTGAGAACTATGAGAAAGATACGATCATGACACCGATGGATTCGATTCGATACCACAAAGAAATCCTCAGAGCCGCTATGGTGTCAATGAATCCTCACAACGGACACATTAAAGCTTGGGTGGGTGGACCCAACTTTCATTACTTCCAATACGATATGGTAATGAAAGGAAGGAGACAGGTAGGCTCTACATTCAAACCTTTTATCTACGCAACTGCATTAGAGGATGGCGCCATAACTCCCTGTACCATGGTTCCAGACATTCAACATTGCGTTGAAGTACCCTATAATAAATACAGAAATAAAATGTGGTGTCCGGGAAATGCTGGTGCAAACTACTCTGGAGAAATGACCCCCATTCCATTTGCACTTGCTGCATCAATGAATAACATTACTGCCTATGTAATCGGATTGCAGAGTTCTGATAACGCATCCGCTGAAGGAGCTCTTCCCTACCGAGTTTGGAAGCGAGTAGGCGCTCTTGGCATTGACACTTCTCAATTTGAACCTGTTCCGGCTATGGCTTTGGGTGTTTTTGACTTAAATGTCTATGAAATGGTTGGAGGAATGTGCGCCTTTGTTAACGAAGGAATCTACATCGAGCCAACATTTATCAACAGAATTGAGGATGCTAATGGAAACGTCATTTATGAACCTCATCAACGGATTCAAGAAGTTTGGAGTAAGGAAACTGCTTACACTATGCTAAGTATGATGAAAAATGTAACTTCAGGCATCTACCACCCAACCGCAAAACGTTCAAATGGGAAGCCATTACTTGGCGGTACTGCGATTCGTATTAGAGGGAAGCAAACCGAAAGCAGACCTTATGCTGGTCTAAAAATGCCTATTGCTGGTAAAACAGGAACTACTCAAAATCAATCTGATGGATGGTTCATGGGGCTAACTCCTGATTTGGTGACAGGTGTATGGGTTGGAGCTGAGGATCGATCTGTTCGATTTAGAAGTTTGCAATTGGGTATGGGAACAAACATGGCTCTTCCAATATGGGCCTACTACATGCACAAGGTTTATGAAGACAGCACCTTAGTTATTAGTCAGGAAGATTTTCCCAAGCCGGCAAGCATCATCAAGGACCCTCTTGATTGTAGCGTTGTTAACATGTCAAACTCTGGAGATATTGAATTTGATGAAAACGGAGGTGATGGTCTTAACATCTGGGGACAAGAAGATGAAGATGATATCTGGGACACCCCATAA
- a CDS encoding CoA transferase subunit A: MNKVVANASEACEGIESGMTIMLGGFGLCGIPENSISELVKKEIKDLTCISNNAGVDDFGLGLLLQGKQIKKMISSYVGENDEFERQMLSGELDVELTPQGTLAEKCRAAQAGIPAFYTPAGYGTEVAEGKETREFNGKMYVMEKAFEADFAIVKAWKGDHAGNLIFKGTARNFNPNMCGAGKITIAEVEELVPLGELDPNEIHIPGIFVQRIFKGTNYEKRIEQRTTRPRS, from the coding sequence ATGAATAAAGTAGTCGCAAATGCTTCCGAAGCATGTGAAGGAATAGAGAGTGGAATGACCATTATGTTAGGCGGATTTGGTCTATGCGGAATTCCAGAGAACAGCATTTCAGAACTCGTAAAAAAAGAAATTAAAGATCTCACTTGCATTTCAAATAACGCTGGGGTTGATGATTTTGGACTTGGACTTTTACTACAAGGAAAACAAATCAAGAAAATGATCTCTTCTTATGTTGGTGAAAATGACGAATTTGAAAGACAAATGTTAAGTGGCGAACTTGATGTAGAACTTACTCCGCAGGGAACACTAGCAGAAAAATGTAGAGCTGCTCAAGCAGGTATCCCTGCATTTTATACTCCGGCCGGTTACGGAACTGAGGTTGCAGAAGGAAAAGAAACCAGAGAGTTCAATGGTAAAATGTATGTCATGGAGAAAGCTTTTGAGGCGGACTTCGCTATCGTTAAGGCCTGGAAAGGAGATCATGCTGGTAATTTGATTTTTAAAGGAACCGCGAGAAACTTTAATCCAAATATGTGTGGAGCAGGTAAAATTACTATCGCAGAAGTTGAAGAGTTAGTTCCATTAGGAGAGTTGGATCCAAATGAAATCCATATTCCTGGGATTTTTGTTCAGCGTATCTTTAAAGGAACAAACTACGAAAAGCGAATTGAACAAAGAACAACAAGACCAAGGTCTTGA
- a CDS encoding four helix bundle protein codes for MIKPGNPVVDKSIEFSLLIIRYCDTLNSKNKKVIANQLLRSGTSIGANVSEAQNAESKSDFIHKIKIAAKELEETKYWLTLCKQADSYPFDHELEAGIKELGLIIYKILSSSKRN; via the coding sequence ATGATCAAACCCGGAAATCCAGTTGTAGATAAGAGCATTGAATTTTCATTATTGATCATTAGATACTGTGATACATTGAATAGTAAAAATAAAAAAGTTATTGCAAACCAATTGTTAAGGAGTGGAACATCAATTGGAGCTAATGTTTCTGAAGCTCAAAATGCAGAAAGCAAATCCGATTTCATTCATAAAATTAAAATTGCAGCAAAAGAACTAGAAGAAACAAAGTATTGGCTCACACTATGTAAACAAGCAGATTCATATCCGTTTGATCACGAGTTGGAAGCAGGTATCAAAGAACTTGGTTTAATCATCTACAAAATACTAAGCTCGAGTAAAAGAAATTGA
- a CDS encoding CoA transferase subunit B: protein MLTKNQIAQRIAKELEDGWYVNLGIGIPTLVANYIPEGIEVEFQSENGILGMGPFPYEGEEDADLINAGKQTITAMPGAAYFDSAMSFAMIRGQHVQLTVLGAMEVSENGDIANWKIPGKMVKGMGGAMDLVASADNIIVAMMHTNKRGDSKILKECSLPLTGVNCVKKIVTNLCVMEVLPQGGLKLLERAPGVSVEEIKAATEAQLIVEGDIPEMKF from the coding sequence ATGTTAACAAAAAATCAAATTGCGCAAAGAATAGCAAAAGAGTTGGAAGATGGTTGGTATGTTAACCTAGGAATAGGAATTCCTACGCTCGTAGCAAACTACATTCCCGAAGGAATTGAAGTGGAATTTCAGAGTGAGAATGGAATCCTTGGGATGGGCCCCTTTCCTTATGAAGGAGAGGAAGATGCAGACTTGATCAATGCTGGTAAACAAACGATTACTGCAATGCCTGGTGCTGCCTACTTCGATTCTGCTATGAGCTTTGCTATGATTAGAGGTCAACACGTCCAACTCACCGTTTTAGGTGCAATGGAGGTTTCTGAAAACGGTGATATCGCCAACTGGAAAATACCTGGGAAGATGGTCAAAGGAATGGGAGGAGCCATGGACTTGGTTGCTTCAGCTGACAATATTATTGTAGCGATGATGCACACCAACAAAAGAGGCGACAGTAAGATCCTCAAAGAATGTTCACTTCCACTTACTGGAGTAAACTGCGTAAAGAAAATTGTGACCAACCTCTGTGTAATGGAAGTGCTTCCTCAGGGAGGTTTAAAACTATTGGAAAGAGCTCCTGGCGTATCGGTGGAAGAGATTAAAGCAGCTACAGAGGCTCAACTTATCGTAGAGGGAGATATCCCAGAGATGAAGTTCTAA
- a CDS encoding DUF1573 domain-containing protein produces the protein MKTLLLMLIVGFTTELFAQAKIHVPEMLHDFDTLMQGDQCEHEFMVVNIGDQPLIFTNVKTSCGCDVPSWDKEPVLPGDTTYVKYKYDSKRVGPMNKTMTMSSNDPITPIVVVRVKGVILPKKD, from the coding sequence ATGAAAACTCTTTTACTTATGTTAATTGTTGGATTCACTACAGAGTTGTTTGCTCAAGCAAAGATCCATGTTCCTGAAATGCTTCATGATTTCGATACCCTCATGCAGGGAGATCAATGTGAGCATGAATTCATGGTTGTGAATATTGGCGACCAGCCTTTAATATTTACCAACGTAAAAACATCATGTGGATGCGATGTGCCTAGTTGGGATAAAGAACCCGTATTGCCTGGAGACACGACTTATGTTAAGTACAAGTATGACTCAAAAAGAGTTGGTCCCATGAACAAGACAATGACAATGTCAAGCAATGACCCCATAACTCCTATTGTTGTGGTAAGAGTCAAAGGAGTTATTCTCCCAAAAAAAGATTAG
- the ubiE gene encoding bifunctional demethylmenaquinone methyltransferase/2-methoxy-6-polyprenyl-1,4-benzoquinol methylase UbiE, which yields MAEVKPYKDSEKGKKEQVADMFDNISHKYDFLNHLLSMGIDKLWRKRAIRIISKNDPKEILDIATGTGDFAIESLRLNPTAITGVDISNGMLEKGKDKIIKKGYDKVITLQYGDSEDLPFEDESFDAITVGFGVRNFENLEKGLGEMYRVLRPNGIAAILEFSKPKKFPVKQSFNFYSKHILPKVGNAISKDSSAYTYLPESVDAFPEGQDFLDILSKVGYINLAKREVSGGIATIYTGQK from the coding sequence ATGGCAGAAGTAAAACCTTATAAAGATTCAGAGAAAGGTAAGAAAGAACAGGTAGCAGATATGTTTGATAATATATCGCACAAGTATGACTTCCTGAATCATTTGCTTTCAATGGGAATTGATAAGCTTTGGAGAAAGAGAGCTATTCGTATTATATCCAAAAATGACCCAAAAGAAATTCTAGACATTGCCACTGGAACTGGTGACTTTGCCATAGAATCACTTCGGTTAAATCCAACGGCAATAACTGGTGTCGACATCTCCAACGGTATGCTGGAAAAAGGGAAAGACAAAATCATTAAAAAAGGTTATGACAAAGTCATTACCCTGCAGTATGGTGATTCTGAAGATCTACCTTTTGAGGATGAGTCTTTTGATGCAATTACAGTTGGTTTTGGCGTTAGGAACTTTGAAAACCTCGAGAAAGGTTTAGGAGAAATGTACCGCGTATTGAGACCCAATGGCATTGCTGCGATTCTTGAATTCTCTAAGCCAAAGAAGTTTCCTGTAAAGCAAAGTTTCAACTTTTATTCAAAACATATTCTACCGAAAGTTGGAAATGCAATATCTAAAGATTCTTCGGCTTACACGTATTTACCCGAGTCGGTAGATGCGTTCCCTGAAGGTCAGGATTTCCTGGACATCTTATCAAAAGTAGGCTATATCAATCTAGCTAAAAGAGAAGTTTCTGGAGGAATTGCCACAATCTATACAGGTCAAAAATAA
- a CDS encoding YfiM family protein — protein sequence MRLPLLILLLAVFLKGNGQGLFDYADTLNKTRRNWVWITEGVGASTSIVLLNEVWYKNYPRSPLHSFNDNREWLQMDKVGHAMTSYYIGLAGNEMMKWSGVDQKRSVLFGSTLGLVYLTGVEILDGTSAHWGFSWGDMLANVSGTVLVGGQELLWGEQRFKMKVSAHMTTYASYRPNVLGASRLERMLKDYNGQTYWLSMNLKSMFFREVDNFPGWLNLAAGYGVEEMIAGSPDADFCITNPDLCGALSPYRQWYLSIDVDLTKVEWKRKVFKAIFGSFGWIKFPAPTIELGNGATRFYWLYF from the coding sequence ATGCGCTTACCTTTGCTCATATTGCTGTTAGCTGTCTTTCTAAAAGGAAATGGACAGGGATTATTCGACTACGCTGACACCCTCAATAAAACGCGAAGAAACTGGGTTTGGATAACAGAGGGGGTAGGGGCGTCAACTTCCATTGTTTTACTAAATGAAGTCTGGTATAAGAACTACCCGCGTTCGCCTTTGCATTCATTCAATGATAATCGGGAATGGTTACAAATGGATAAAGTAGGTCACGCCATGACCAGTTATTATATTGGTTTGGCTGGAAATGAAATGATGAAGTGGAGTGGAGTGGATCAGAAGAGATCAGTTTTGTTTGGGAGCACACTTGGACTAGTGTATTTGACAGGAGTAGAAATTCTAGATGGTACCTCTGCTCATTGGGGGTTCAGCTGGGGAGACATGTTGGCCAATGTGTCGGGAACGGTTTTAGTAGGTGGTCAGGAATTACTCTGGGGTGAGCAACGATTCAAAATGAAAGTAAGTGCGCATATGACAACGTATGCTTCTTATCGCCCAAATGTGCTGGGGGCATCTAGGTTAGAGAGAATGTTAAAGGATTATAACGGTCAAACTTACTGGCTTAGTATGAACTTAAAATCAATGTTTTTCCGCGAAGTGGATAATTTTCCGGGTTGGCTGAATTTGGCTGCGGGTTACGGAGTGGAAGAAATGATAGCTGGTTCTCCAGATGCGGATTTTTGTATAACTAACCCAGACTTGTGTGGTGCTCTCAGTCCTTACAGACAGTGGTATTTATCAATAGATGTGGATCTGACAAAAGTAGAGTGGAAGCGAAAGGTCTTCAAAGCTATTTTCGGCTCATTTGGTTGGATCAAATTTCCAGCGCCCACAATTGAGTTGGGTAACGGAGCAACTCGATTCTACTGGCTTTATTTTTGA
- a CDS encoding DMT family transporter, with translation MGNLKAHLALLIVNVIYALSYGYSKHVMPTFLPPFSFILIRVLGATLLFWLLIFFSKKEKIKGADWPILMLCGLFGVAANQLMFFEGLSNTYAINASVIMVATPLIVLILSRLFLGEKMVLQKVVGVGIGMTGAILLIVSRMGALGGFSGYGDLMILLNASSYGVYLVLVKPLMKKYNPITVIRWSFTFGLLIVLPFGLAQWGSINWEMSFSEYWRIGFIVLATTFFTYLLTVYSLGKVSPTIVSAYIYVQPILATLIAVITGSEELEPFVVVYGLMIFLGVFLVSVPIKKKVVNEVLNEDILDN, from the coding sequence ATGGGTAATCTAAAAGCTCATTTGGCTTTATTGATTGTTAATGTAATCTACGCATTAAGCTATGGGTATTCTAAACATGTGATGCCCACCTTTCTTCCTCCTTTCTCTTTTATCTTGATCAGAGTTCTTGGAGCAACATTGTTATTCTGGCTGTTAATTTTTTTCTCTAAAAAGGAAAAAATAAAAGGAGCGGATTGGCCAATACTTATGCTTTGTGGATTGTTTGGGGTAGCTGCGAATCAATTGATGTTTTTTGAAGGCTTGTCCAATACCTATGCGATCAATGCTTCAGTGATTATGGTGGCTACACCGCTTATCGTTTTAATCCTATCCCGATTATTTCTTGGAGAAAAAATGGTGCTTCAAAAAGTAGTAGGAGTGGGTATAGGGATGACTGGAGCAATACTCTTGATTGTATCAAGGATGGGGGCTTTAGGAGGTTTTTCGGGTTACGGAGATTTGATGATATTACTGAATGCGTCATCTTATGGAGTTTACTTGGTGCTGGTTAAACCTTTAATGAAAAAGTATAACCCCATAACTGTAATCCGTTGGTCATTTACTTTTGGGTTATTGATCGTCCTGCCATTCGGACTGGCTCAATGGGGGAGTATTAATTGGGAAATGAGTTTTTCGGAGTATTGGAGAATTGGCTTTATTGTCTTGGCTACTACTTTTTTTACCTATTTATTGACTGTTTACAGCTTAGGAAAAGTAAGTCCAACAATAGTTAGTGCATATATCTATGTTCAGCCTATTTTGGCAACTTTGATTGCTGTGATCACAGGCTCAGAAGAACTTGAACCATTTGTTGTTGTCTATGGACTTATGATCTTTTTAGGAGTATTTTTGGTTAGTGTTCCTATCAAAAAGAAAGTAGTCAATGAAGTCTTAAATGAAGATATCCTCGATAATTAG
- a CDS encoding arsenate reductase family protein: protein MATKKILLLNSCSTCTRISNEIGVDESWEVQNIKENNIDEKTLDQLKAVYGSYEAVFSKRAMKYKSMGIKEKVSKDEDYKPLILEEYTFLKRPVIFVDDKVFVGNSKNTIAEVKASLGIDG, encoded by the coding sequence ATGGCAACTAAAAAAATACTTCTGTTAAACTCATGTAGTACATGCACACGAATCAGTAATGAGATTGGAGTTGATGAATCTTGGGAGGTTCAAAATATTAAAGAGAATAACATTGATGAAAAGACGTTGGATCAGCTGAAAGCGGTCTATGGATCCTATGAGGCTGTTTTTTCGAAAAGAGCAATGAAGTATAAGTCAATGGGGATAAAAGAAAAAGTGTCAAAAGATGAAGATTATAAACCATTAATCCTTGAGGAATATACTTTTCTTAAACGTCCTGTGATTTTTGTTGATGATAAAGTATTCGTTGGAAACAGTAAAAATACAATTGCTGAAGTTAAAGCTAGTCTTGGAATAGATGGGTAA
- a CDS encoding DUF2795 domain-containing protein, whose protein sequence is MYWTLELASYLEDAPWPASKEELIDFAMRTGAPLEVVENLQAIEDEEEVYETIEEIWPDYPSKEDFFFNEDEY, encoded by the coding sequence ATGTATTGGACATTAGAATTAGCGTCATATTTGGAGGATGCTCCATGGCCTGCATCTAAAGAAGAGTTGATCGACTTTGCGATGCGTACAGGTGCTCCTTTGGAGGTGGTAGAGAATCTTCAGGCAATTGAAGATGAGGAGGAAGTGTACGAGACAATAGAAGAAATATGGCCAGATTACCCTTCTAAGGAAGACTTCTTCTTTAATGAGGATGAATATTAA
- a CDS encoding cob(I)yrinic acid a,c-diamide adenosyltransferase, whose product MKVYTKTGDTGETSLFGGKRVKKYNVRIEAYGTSDELNSWIGLIISQSIHEDHKSLLIEVQDRIFTLGAQLAADPDKPKLKMPRIKQEDILLLEERIDKMDEDLPEMTKFTLPGGNTIVSYCHLARCVCRRCERRVIELADQAEVEPLVIQYLNRLSDYLFVLGRKLAQETNASEVFWEPKNVN is encoded by the coding sequence ATGAAAGTTTACACAAAAACAGGTGATACTGGTGAAACCTCCCTCTTTGGAGGAAAACGAGTGAAAAAATATAATGTACGTATCGAAGCTTATGGTACAAGCGATGAACTAAACTCCTGGATAGGTTTGATCATTTCACAAAGCATTCATGAAGATCACAAGAGCCTTTTGATAGAAGTGCAGGATAGGATCTTTACACTAGGGGCGCAGCTCGCAGCAGATCCTGATAAACCAAAGTTGAAAATGCCCCGAATAAAGCAAGAAGACATTCTGCTGCTTGAGGAGAGAATAGACAAAATGGATGAAGATCTCCCTGAAATGACAAAATTTACCCTCCCAGGAGGGAATACGATTGTTTCCTATTGCCATCTTGCCCGCTGCGTTTGTAGAAGGTGTGAAAGGCGCGTAATTGAATTGGCAGATCAAGCTGAAGTGGAACCATTAGTTATCCAATACTTGAATCGATTAAGCGACTATTTATTTGTCTTAGGAAGAAAATTGGCACAGGAAACAAATGCATCTGAGGTGTTTTGGGAGCCAAAGAATGTTAATTAG
- the dusB gene encoding tRNA dihydrouridine synthase DusB: MVKIKDIEIGEFPLLLAPMEDVSDPPFRALCKKYGADVMYTEFISSEGLIRDAAKSVQKLDIFEYERPIGIQIFGSEIDSMKQSAEICESANPDIIDINYGCPVKKVACKGAGAGILQDIPKMVSMTAEIVKSTNLPVTVKTRLGWDESSKHIVEVAERLQDVGIQAISIHGRTRKQMYKGEADWTLIAETKNNPRLHIPVFGNGDIDSPQKALEYKNKYGVDGVMIGRASIGNPWFFREVKHFVETGELLPKATLEERVKVTKEHLEFSVRWKGERLGVVEMRRHYANYFKGIENFKPTRTQLVTLDEYEEIVEVLGGIMDQYGAYVD; this comes from the coding sequence TTGGTCAAAATAAAGGATATTGAAATAGGTGAATTTCCGCTTTTGCTGGCTCCCATGGAAGATGTTAGTGATCCACCATTTAGGGCACTGTGCAAAAAGTACGGGGCAGATGTGATGTATACGGAGTTCATATCTTCTGAAGGATTGATCCGTGATGCGGCTAAGAGCGTCCAAAAGCTTGATATTTTTGAGTATGAGCGACCAATTGGCATCCAGATCTTTGGCTCTGAGATAGATTCCATGAAACAGTCGGCTGAAATATGTGAGAGTGCCAACCCTGATATTATTGACATCAACTATGGTTGTCCGGTGAAAAAAGTTGCCTGTAAAGGCGCTGGAGCTGGAATACTTCAGGATATTCCAAAGATGGTTTCAATGACCGCAGAAATTGTAAAGAGCACCAACTTACCAGTTACTGTAAAGACAAGGTTGGGCTGGGATGAAAGTAGTAAGCACATCGTTGAGGTTGCCGAAAGGCTCCAGGATGTCGGAATTCAAGCAATTTCCATCCATGGAAGAACAAGAAAGCAGATGTATAAAGGAGAAGCAGATTGGACATTGATCGCTGAAACAAAAAATAACCCACGACTGCATATTCCTGTTTTCGGAAATGGAGATATTGATTCTCCTCAGAAAGCTCTTGAGTATAAGAATAAATATGGCGTTGACGGTGTGATGATTGGTCGAGCCTCTATCGGCAATCCGTGGTTCTTTAGAGAGGTGAAGCATTTTGTGGAAACTGGTGAACTCTTACCCAAAGCTACATTAGAGGAACGCGTTAAAGTGACAAAAGAGCATCTGGAATTCTCTGTTAGATGGAAGGGCGAACGACTTGGAGTTGTGGAGATGAGAAGGCATTATGCAAACTATTTTAAAGGTATTGAGAATTTTAAGCCGACTCGAACACAATTGGTTACCTTAGATGAATATGAGGAAATTGTAGAAGTTTTAGGTGGTATTATGGATCAATACGGAGCTTACGTGGATTGA